A genomic segment from Lytechinus variegatus isolate NC3 chromosome 10, Lvar_3.0, whole genome shotgun sequence encodes:
- the LOC121422829 gene encoding slit homolog 2 protein-like gives MVFCNILASTPYPAECAPSCNCTRVPSNDVCKPLLSSSKNDHVKCICPENGLIPDEFLDVLCLEVKFEGQAVLDSGSFSVNNFSALYGLTMSGVQYITPGGFRAVASITQLFFRDISVIVFEGNVFMYLERLGEILAGNNNISFLQDGCFEGLTQTRNLNLSYNSISGVSRDNFLGLTMLQTLDLSWNNIVRLEPRTFELMPKLQTLNLASNAIVRIDRGTFQNLNQLGTLNLDGNQINVLPEPQVSESKSHPVIVIIRHNPLQCDCRMNWVNSWIKTEGPQISGSCEYPETLKRITIFKAYKEPMPQCHGNNTKIHVSTGSMAILTCPFVYASWVVPDMPNATLQDSGQSDNHYFLTNRDSLVVWNAQKQQEGVYTCTTEDREESLIYDLVIDSKPHILLMFFIIFVILWLLYMCYTLNRHGCFNKCQINGYKVMNDQNDGNIIHNRIVG, from the coding sequence ATGGTGTTCTGTAACATCCTTGCTTCAACTCCGTATCCCGCAGAGTGTGCACCGAGCTGTAATTGCACAAGAGTTCCTTCCAACGATGTTTGCAAACCACTTCTGAGCTCGTCCAAGAATGATCATGTCAAGTGCATCTGCCCAGAAAACGGACTGATACCTGACGAGTTTCTGGATGTTCTTTGTCTTGAGGTGAAATTTGAAGGCCAAGCTGTTCTGGACAGTGGATCTTTCAGCGTGAATAATTTCAGCGCCCTGTACGGTTTGACAATGTCTGGGGTTCAGTATATCACACCAGGTGGTTTCAGAGCGGTGGCAAGTATTACACAACTGTTTTTCAGAGACATATCTGTAATCGTTTTTGAAGGGAATGTTTTCATGTACCTGGAGCGACTTGGAGAGATCCTTGctggtaataataacataagttTTCTGCAGGATGGATGCTTTGAAGGTCTTACCCAGACCCGTAACCTCAATTTATCATATAATTCTATCTCGGGTGTTTCCAGGGATAACTTTCTTGGACTGACAATGTTACAGACACTCGATCTTTCATGGAACAACATCGTTCGACTCGAACCAAGAACTTTCGAACTGATGCCAAAACTTCAAACACTGAACCTTGCTTCAAACGCCATAGTACGAATTGACCGCGGGACCTTTCAGAATTTGAACCAACTGGGAACACTCAATCTTGATGGGAACCAAATCAACGTACTTCCAGAGCCACAGGTCTCAGAATCAAAGAGTCACCCAGTTATCGTAATCATACGCCACAATCCTCTACAATGCGATTGTCGCATGAACTGGGTAAACTCTTGGATTAAGACCGAGGGTCCACAAATCTCTGGTAGTTGCGAATATCCGGAGACGCTCAAACGGATCACCATATTCAAAGCTTACAAAGAACCGATGCCACAATGCCATGGCAATAACACTaagatacatgtaagtacaGGAAGTATGGCCATACTGACCTGTCCATTTGTTTATGCCTCCTGGGTTGTTCCTGATATGCCTAATGCTACTCTCCAGGACTCAGGGCAGAGCGACAACCATTATTTCCTGACCAATCGTGATTCACTCGTGGTTTGGAACGCCCAAAAGCAACAAGAAGGCGTTTACACATGCACCACAGAAGATAGAGAAGAATCATTGATCTACGATCTTGTGATTGACTCCAAACCACATATTTTGTTgatgttctttatcatttttgtcataTTGTGGCTTTTATACATGTGTTACACTTTGAACCGTCACGGTTGCTTTAATAAATGTCAAATAAATGGATACAAGGTCATGAACGACCAGAACGATGGGAACATAATTCATAACCGAATCGTTGGGTAA